Proteins encoded in a region of the Bradyrhizobium sp. CB3481 genome:
- a CDS encoding MBL fold metallo-hydrolase translates to MHSKTDTVQSSAEALRYPFESHPGHDQVVEVVPGVLWVRLKLPFRLNHVNIYLLADGDGWAMVDSGFGNEESIAAWTTLFEGPLRHVSITRLIVTHSHPDHVGLAGWITERFNCPLQMSQVEYLQSVYHQNRGTTERLNAQRLFFRRHGMDESLTDKLLGRGQDYLKRVSVLPPSYRRISHGDEVVIGTRRFKVITGGGHALDQVMLYCAADKLFLSADQVLSKISPNVSVWAVEPDQNSLGEYLASLASLTTTLPYDVMVLPGHGVPFYGLKTRIKQLADHHEDRCRLIAEACREVPQTSKELVPVVFHKHVLDEHQMGFAAGELVAHVNYMLVEGRLTCEVTDGVLRFRTT, encoded by the coding sequence ATGCATTCCAAAACCGACACCGTGCAGTCCTCGGCGGAGGCACTGCGATACCCCTTCGAAAGCCACCCCGGCCACGACCAGGTCGTCGAGGTGGTGCCCGGCGTGCTCTGGGTCCGCCTCAAGCTGCCGTTCCGCCTCAACCACGTGAACATCTACCTGCTCGCCGACGGCGACGGCTGGGCGATGGTCGATTCCGGCTTCGGCAATGAGGAGTCCATTGCGGCCTGGACCACGCTGTTCGAGGGGCCGCTGCGGCATGTCAGCATCACGCGGCTGATCGTCACCCATTCGCACCCTGATCATGTCGGCCTCGCGGGCTGGATCACGGAGCGCTTCAACTGCCCCCTGCAGATGTCGCAGGTCGAGTATCTGCAATCGGTCTATCACCAGAACCGCGGCACCACGGAACGGCTGAACGCGCAGCGGCTGTTCTTCCGCCGTCACGGCATGGACGAGAGCCTGACCGACAAGCTGCTCGGCCGTGGCCAGGACTATCTGAAGCGGGTCTCGGTGCTGCCGCCCTCCTACCGCCGCATCTCGCATGGCGATGAGGTCGTGATCGGCACGCGGCGCTTCAAGGTGATCACCGGCGGCGGCCATGCGCTCGACCAGGTGATGCTGTACTGCGCCGCCGACAAATTGTTCCTGTCCGCCGACCAGGTGCTGAGCAAGATCTCGCCCAATGTCAGCGTCTGGGCGGTTGAGCCCGACCAGAACTCGCTCGGCGAATATCTGGCTTCGCTGGCGAGCCTCACCACCACCCTGCCCTATGACGTGATGGTGCTGCCCGGACACGGCGTGCCGTTCTACGGGCTGAAGACCCGCATCAAGCAGCTCGCCGACCATCACGAGGACCGCTGCCGCCTGATCGCAGAAGCCTGCCGCGAAGTGCCGCAGACGTCCAAGGAGCTGGTGCCGGTGGTGTTCCACAAGCACGTGCTGGACGAGCACCAGATGGGCTTTGCCGCCGGCGAGCTGGTCGCGCACGTCAACTACATGCTGGTCGAGGGCCGGCTGACCTGCGAAGTCACGGACGGCGTATTGCGGTTCCGGACGACATAG
- a CDS encoding response regulator transcription factor yields MTASANTHLVIADDHPLFRDALRQAVASVLASATVSEAGSFEDLTALLERDSDVDLILLDLTMPGISGFSGLIYLRAQYPAIPVVIVSASDDAGTIRRSLDFGASGFIPKRFGVDTLRDAIMKVMEGDVWVPPDTDLSSADDPDMARLRDRLVTLTPQQVRVLMMLSEGLLNKQIAYELGVSEATIKAHVSAILQKLGVESRTQAVIAAAKISGGQWRQGTPTG; encoded by the coding sequence ATGACCGCCTCTGCCAATACCCACCTCGTCATCGCCGATGACCATCCGCTGTTCCGCGACGCGTTGCGGCAGGCGGTGGCGAGCGTCTTGGCGTCGGCCACCGTCAGCGAGGCCGGATCGTTCGAGGACCTCACTGCGCTCTTGGAGCGGGATTCCGACGTCGACCTGATCCTGCTTGACCTCACCATGCCCGGGATTTCGGGCTTTTCGGGCCTGATCTATCTGCGCGCGCAATATCCGGCGATCCCGGTGGTGATCGTATCAGCCAGCGACGATGCCGGCACCATCCGCCGCTCGCTAGATTTCGGCGCCTCGGGTTTCATCCCCAAACGCTTCGGCGTCGATACGCTGCGCGATGCCATCATGAAGGTGATGGAGGGCGACGTCTGGGTTCCGCCGGATACCGACCTTTCGTCGGCCGACGATCCTGATATGGCGCGGCTGCGCGACCGCCTGGTCACGCTGACCCCGCAGCAGGTGCGGGTGCTGATGATGCTGTCGGAGGGCCTGCTCAACAAGCAGATCGCCTATGAGCTCGGGGTTTCCGAGGCGACCATCAAGGCGCATGTCTCGGCGATCCTGCAGAAGCTCGGCGTCGAAAGCCGCACCCAAGCCGTGATCGCCGCCGCCAAGATCTCCGGCGGCCAGTGGCGCCAGGGCACGCCGACGGGGTGA
- a CDS encoding (Fe-S)-binding protein → MSDTSFETALGARVDEMVDACTRCGKCVEACPSVAPAGITGASSTDIISGILDVLRGGEGPEASRKWASACMLSGECIKACDYGVNPRFLLAMTNIAMAKRQSELPERRRKALTQFRDESRDVTVLSQLQLDREVLERLGQKSAAAATPAMAPDFVFYTGCNVLKTPHIALLALDIMDALGVTYQVMGGPSHCCGVKQFKGGDVEMAGRMGTNSIEKMSHSKSGQVISWCPSCYVQFTETTIPAIERQSGARPFEMTPFLRFLRERLAQLTPLLREEVRMRIALHRHPGVAGVMDAAAEILQAIPGIELVDLRQPAVGLQSVNLKVLPAFKRELQRNELQAASDAGIDALVAVYHSDHRELCAHERDWPFRILNVLEIVGASMGLSRHDRYKELKLMQDADQIVADCQDLIAQHSLDVATARSVIAKGMLADQPLPLK, encoded by the coding sequence ATGAGCGACACCTCTTTCGAGACGGCGCTGGGTGCTCGGGTCGACGAGATGGTTGATGCATGCACGCGATGCGGCAAATGCGTCGAAGCCTGTCCAAGCGTCGCCCCAGCCGGAATCACCGGCGCCAGCTCCACCGATATCATCAGCGGCATCCTCGACGTCCTGCGCGGGGGTGAAGGACCCGAGGCGTCGCGCAAATGGGCGTCCGCCTGCATGCTGAGCGGCGAGTGCATCAAGGCGTGCGACTACGGCGTCAATCCGCGCTTCCTGCTCGCGATGACGAATATCGCTATGGCGAAGCGCCAGAGCGAATTGCCGGAACGGCGGCGCAAGGCCTTGACGCAGTTTCGCGACGAGAGCCGCGATGTGACCGTGCTGTCGCAGCTGCAGCTCGATCGCGAGGTGCTGGAGCGGCTCGGTCAGAAATCAGCCGCGGCTGCGACACCGGCCATGGCGCCGGACTTCGTGTTCTACACCGGCTGCAATGTGCTGAAGACGCCGCATATCGCGCTGCTCGCCCTCGACATCATGGACGCGCTCGGCGTCACCTATCAGGTGATGGGCGGGCCCAGCCATTGCTGCGGCGTCAAGCAGTTCAAGGGCGGCGATGTCGAGATGGCCGGACGGATGGGCACAAACTCGATCGAGAAGATGTCGCATTCGAAATCCGGCCAGGTGATCTCCTGGTGTCCGAGCTGCTACGTCCAGTTCACGGAAACGACGATTCCGGCGATCGAGCGACAAAGCGGCGCGCGGCCGTTCGAGATGACGCCGTTCCTGCGGTTTCTGCGTGAGCGGCTGGCACAATTGACGCCGCTGCTGCGCGAGGAGGTCAGGATGCGGATCGCGCTGCACCGGCATCCGGGCGTGGCCGGCGTCATGGACGCCGCTGCGGAAATTCTGCAGGCGATCCCCGGCATCGAACTCGTCGACCTGCGGCAACCGGCGGTCGGCCTGCAGAGCGTCAATCTGAAGGTCTTGCCCGCGTTCAAGCGCGAGCTGCAGCGCAATGAGCTTCAGGCGGCGTCCGATGCCGGCATCGATGCGCTGGTCGCCGTCTACCATTCCGATCATCGCGAATTATGCGCGCATGAACGCGACTGGCCGTTTCGCATCCTCAACGTGCTCGAGATCGTCGGCGCGAGCATGGGCCTCTCCCGCCACGACCGCTACAAGGAATTGAAGCTGATGCAGGATGCCGACCAGATCGTCGCCGACTGCCAGGATCTGATCGCGCAGCATTCGCTCGATGTCGCAACGGCCCGCAGCGTCATCGCAAAAGGCATGCTGGCGGATCAGCCGCTTCCGCTGAAATAA
- a CDS encoding hybrid sensor histidine kinase/response regulator produces MLHDWGVIAAAFAYIGLLFGVASYGDRLSPSQRGRASMMIYPLSLAIYCTSWTFFGSVGFATRTSVDFLAIYVGPILMIGLCTPLLRRVIQLAKSQNITSIADFIAARYGKSQAVAATVAVIAIIGSVPYIALQLKAVASSLETILSEDKLFSSIPIIGDIALVVTLAMAAFAVLFGTRQTDATEHQHGLMLAVATESIVKLVAFLAAGAFVTFWMFSPVELIERAMKTPEAVRAISYVPSIGNFLTMTLLSFCAIMLLPRQFHVSVVENSSPEEVRRARWLFPLYLVAINLFVIPIAIAGLVTFPFGAVDSDMYVLALPIEANAALLSIAVFVGGLSAATAMVIVECVALSIMVSNDIVLPMVLQGSPTARDSSKDFGYFLLRIRRFAIFAIMLMAYFYYRALGNTQLAAIGLLSFAALTQLAPAFFGGLLWRHGTARGAMGGMLVGIAVWAYTLFLPSFLEGSPAGLLLLQQGPFGIVALRPQALLGTDLPPLMHGVFWSLSLNILTYVLMSIARQPSSIERLQADLFVPNTLTPIAPNLRRWRTTVTVQDIQSTVAQYLGPERAAQEFDSFAAGHPGHLDPAAPADFELLQYAERLIASSIGAASSRLVMSLLLRKRTVSAKAALKLLDESHAALHFNREILQTALNHVRQGIAVFDADLQLICSNRQFGEILALPPHLVQLGIPLQEILEFMGAVSATGAGDPDTLLARRLEAYTTEGEPYLERLPDRHMVIEVRSNRMPGGGFVVTFSDVTPSFEAAEALERANATLEKRVRDRTEELTRLNSELAQAKSTAEDANISKTRFLAAASHDILQPLNAARLYVTSLVERQNGGEDSRLVENIDDSLEAIEEILGALLDISRLDAGAMTTAITSFKMADLMRSLEIEFAPIARAKGLKLTFVPCSLPVESDRLLLRRLLQNFISNAIKYTPRGRVLVGCRRQGQSLRIGVYDTGVGIPVAKRGEIFKEFHRLEQGARIARGLGLGLSIVERLARVLKHGIAIDANASGGSVFSVTVPIAKAINHTAAVTSATPLSKTPMSGALIVCIENDPAILDGMKTLLKAWNAEVIAVADPDAAIAAIESSGNDVTGLLVDYHLDRGNGVAAIREIRRRFGDNIPAILITADRSPNVRAAARDENIAILNKPVKPASLRALLGQWRAQQVVAAE; encoded by the coding sequence ATGCTGCACGATTGGGGCGTAATCGCCGCCGCGTTCGCCTATATCGGACTGTTGTTCGGTGTCGCCAGCTATGGCGACCGGCTGTCGCCGAGCCAGCGCGGCCGCGCCAGCATGATGATCTATCCGCTGTCGCTGGCGATCTACTGCACCTCCTGGACCTTCTTCGGCTCGGTCGGCTTCGCCACCCGCACCAGCGTCGATTTCCTCGCCATCTATGTCGGCCCGATCCTGATGATCGGGCTGTGCACGCCGCTGCTCCGGCGGGTGATCCAGCTCGCCAAGTCGCAGAACATCACCTCGATCGCCGACTTCATCGCGGCGCGCTACGGCAAGAGCCAGGCGGTTGCCGCCACCGTGGCTGTCATCGCGATCATCGGCTCGGTGCCCTATATCGCGCTGCAGCTCAAGGCGGTGGCGTCGTCTCTCGAAACGATCCTGAGCGAGGACAAGCTGTTCTCCTCGATCCCGATCATCGGCGACATTGCACTGGTGGTGACGCTGGCGATGGCCGCCTTCGCGGTGCTGTTCGGCACCCGCCAGACCGACGCCACCGAGCACCAGCACGGCCTGATGCTGGCTGTCGCGACCGAATCCATCGTCAAGCTGGTGGCCTTCCTCGCCGCCGGCGCCTTCGTCACCTTCTGGATGTTCTCGCCGGTCGAACTGATCGAGCGCGCCATGAAGACGCCCGAGGCGGTGCGCGCCATCAGCTACGTGCCGTCGATCGGCAATTTCCTGACCATGACGCTGCTCTCGTTCTGCGCGATCATGCTGCTGCCGCGCCAGTTCCACGTCAGCGTGGTCGAGAATTCCAGCCCCGAGGAGGTGCGCCGCGCGCGCTGGCTGTTTCCGCTCTATCTGGTCGCGATCAACCTGTTCGTGATTCCGATCGCGATCGCCGGCCTCGTCACCTTCCCGTTCGGCGCCGTCGACAGCGACATGTATGTGCTGGCGCTGCCGATCGAGGCCAATGCCGCGCTGCTCAGCATCGCCGTGTTCGTCGGCGGCCTGTCGGCGGCGACCGCGATGGTGATCGTGGAATGCGTCGCCCTCTCGATCATGGTCTCCAACGATATCGTGCTGCCGATGGTGCTGCAGGGCAGCCCGACCGCGCGCGACAGCAGCAAGGATTTCGGCTACTTCCTGCTGCGCATCCGGCGCTTTGCCATCTTCGCCATCATGCTGATGGCGTATTTCTATTATCGTGCGCTCGGCAACACCCAGCTCGCGGCGATCGGCCTGCTGTCGTTCGCCGCCCTCACGCAGCTCGCGCCGGCCTTCTTCGGCGGCCTGTTGTGGCGGCACGGCACGGCGCGCGGGGCGATGGGCGGCATGCTGGTCGGCATCGCGGTGTGGGCCTACACGCTGTTCCTGCCGAGTTTCCTGGAAGGCAGTCCGGCCGGCCTTCTGCTGCTGCAGCAAGGGCCGTTCGGCATCGTGGCGCTGCGTCCGCAGGCGCTGCTCGGCACCGACCTGCCGCCTTTGATGCACGGCGTGTTCTGGTCGCTCTCGCTCAACATCCTGACCTATGTGCTGATGTCGATCGCGCGCCAGCCGTCCTCGATCGAGCGGCTGCAGGCGGACCTGTTCGTGCCGAACACCCTGACGCCGATTGCCCCGAACCTGCGGCGCTGGCGCACCACGGTGACGGTGCAGGACATCCAGAGCACGGTGGCGCAATATCTCGGCCCCGAGCGCGCGGCGCAGGAATTCGACAGCTTTGCCGCCGGACATCCCGGCCATCTCGATCCGGCCGCGCCGGCCGATTTCGAGCTGCTGCAATACGCCGAGCGCCTGATCGCCTCCTCGATCGGCGCGGCGTCCTCGCGCCTCGTGATGTCGCTGCTCCTGCGCAAGCGCACCGTCTCGGCCAAGGCCGCGCTGAAGCTACTCGACGAATCCCACGCCGCGCTGCATTTCAACCGCGAGATCCTGCAGACCGCGCTCAACCATGTGCGGCAGGGCATTGCTGTGTTCGACGCCGACCTGCAGCTGATCTGCTCGAATCGCCAGTTCGGCGAAATTCTCGCACTGCCGCCGCATCTGGTGCAGCTCGGCATTCCCCTGCAGGAGATCCTCGAATTCATGGGCGCGGTCAGCGCCACCGGTGCCGGCGATCCCGATACGCTGCTGGCCCGGCGGCTTGAAGCCTACACCACCGAGGGCGAGCCCTATCTGGAGCGCCTGCCCGACCGCCACATGGTGATCGAGGTGCGCTCCAACCGGATGCCGGGCGGCGGCTTCGTCGTCACCTTTTCCGACGTGACGCCGAGCTTCGAAGCCGCCGAAGCGCTGGAACGCGCCAATGCGACGCTGGAAAAGCGCGTGCGCGACCGTACCGAGGAGCTGACCCGCCTCAATTCCGAGCTGGCGCAGGCCAAGAGCACGGCCGAGGACGCCAACATCTCGAAGACGCGCTTCCTGGCCGCCGCCAGCCACGACATCCTGCAGCCGCTGAACGCGGCGCGGCTCTATGTGACCAGCCTGGTCGAGCGGCAGAACGGCGGCGAGGATTCGCGGCTGGTCGAGAACATCGACGATTCGCTGGAGGCGATCGAGGAAATCCTCGGCGCGCTGCTCGACATCTCGCGGCTCGATGCCGGCGCGATGACGACGGCGATCACCAGCTTCAAGATGGCCGATCTGATGCGCTCGCTGGAGATCGAGTTTGCCCCGATCGCACGCGCCAAGGGGCTAAAGCTGACCTTCGTCCCCTGCTCGCTGCCGGTGGAATCCGATCGCCTGCTGCTGCGCCGGCTGCTGCAGAACTTCATTTCGAATGCCATCAAATATACCCCGCGCGGGCGCGTGCTGGTCGGCTGCCGCCGCCAGGGCCAGTCGCTTCGCATCGGGGTCTACGACACCGGCGTCGGCATTCCCGTGGCCAAGCGCGGCGAGATCTTCAAGGAATTCCACCGCCTCGAGCAGGGCGCGCGGATCGCGCGCGGCCTCGGCCTGGGTCTGTCCATCGTCGAGCGCCTGGCGCGGGTGCTCAAGCACGGCATAGCGATCGACGCCAATGCCAGCGGCGGCTCGGTATTCTCTGTGACGGTGCCAATCGCGAAAGCCATCAATCACACCGCGGCCGTCACCAGCGCGACGCCGCTATCGAAGACGCCGATGAGCGGCGCCCTGATCGTCTGCATCGAAAACGACCCGGCGATCCTCGACGGCATGAAGACGCTGCTGAAGGCTTGGAATGCCGAAGTGATCGCGGTGGCCGATCCGGACGCCGCGATCGCCGCGATCGAATCGTCCGGCAACGACGTGACCGGCCTTCTGGTCGACTATCACCTCGACCGCGGCAACGGCGTCGCCGCGATCCGCGAAATCCGCCGCCGCTTCGGCGACAACATTCCGGCGATCCTGATCACCGCCGACCGCAGCCCGAACGTCCGCGCCGCCGCCCGCGATGAAAACATCGCGATCCTCAACAAGCCGGTGAAGCCGGCCTCGCTCCGCGCCCTGCTCGGCCAGTGGCGCGCCCAGCAGGTGGTGGCGGCGGAGTAG
- a CDS encoding HAD-IA family hydrolase — MSGSGRALLFDIDGTLADTDALHLEAFNQVFAPHGHVFDRARASKELMGFSNISISERFLPGHPPERQAAIMAEKEEAFRTLASGQIKPLAGLMRLLDRADRAGVPMVAVTNAPRLNAEMMLSGLGIMQRFKAVIIGDELAHGKPHPLPYLEGLRAASAAPGRSLAFEDSRSGVQAASAAGIATIGMRTSLGHDDLVAAGAISTAESFDDPELVRRVARTMDW, encoded by the coding sequence ATGTCCGGCTCCGGAAGGGCGCTGCTGTTCGACATCGACGGCACGCTGGCCGATACCGACGCGCTGCATCTGGAAGCGTTCAATCAGGTATTCGCGCCTCATGGTCACGTCTTCGATCGCGCCCGCGCCTCGAAGGAGTTGATGGGCTTTTCCAATATTTCGATCAGCGAACGGTTTCTGCCGGGCCATCCGCCGGAGCGCCAGGCCGCCATCATGGCGGAGAAGGAAGAAGCGTTTCGCACGCTGGCGTCCGGGCAGATCAAGCCGCTGGCCGGCCTGATGCGGCTGCTTGACCGTGCGGATCGCGCCGGCGTTCCGATGGTGGCGGTGACCAACGCGCCGCGGCTCAACGCTGAAATGATGCTGTCCGGACTTGGCATCATGCAGCGCTTCAAGGCCGTCATCATCGGCGACGAGCTTGCGCACGGCAAGCCGCACCCGCTGCCCTATCTGGAGGGTCTGCGGGCGGCCAGTGCCGCCCCCGGGCGCTCGCTCGCCTTCGAGGATTCCCGCTCCGGCGTGCAGGCCGCCTCCGCCGCGGGCATCGCAACGATCGGCATGCGGACGAGCCTTGGCCATGACGACCTAGTGGCGGCAGGCGCGATCTCCACGGCCGAAAGTTTTGACGATCCGGAACTGGTCAGGCGGGTCGCGCGGACGATGGATTGGTGA
- the hemA gene encoding 5-aminolevulinate synthase, protein MDYSKFFDTALKALHDERRYRVFADLERIAGRFPHAVWHSPKGKRDVVIWCSNDYLGMGQHPKVVGAMVETATRVGTGAGGTRNIAGTHHPLVQLEQELADLHGKEASLLFTSGYVSNQTGISTLAKLIPNCLILSDALNHNSMIEGVRQAGCERQIFRHNDLAHLEELLIAAGPDRPKLIVCESLYSMDGDVAPLAKICDLAEKYGAMTYLDEVHAVGMYGPRGGGIAERDGVMHRIDVVEGTLAKAFGCLGGYIAGKAAIIDAVRSYAPGFIFTTALPPAICSAATAAIRHLKTSNWERERHQDRAARVKAILNAAGLPVMSSDTHIVPLFVGDPEKCKQASDILLEEHGIYIQPINYPTVAKGTERLRITPSPYHDDGLIDQLAEALLQVWDRLGLKLNRKSLAAE, encoded by the coding sequence ATGGATTACAGCAAATTTTTCGATACCGCCCTCAAAGCCCTTCATGACGAGCGGCGCTACCGCGTGTTCGCCGACCTCGAACGGATCGCGGGCCGGTTTCCGCATGCGGTCTGGCACTCGCCGAAGGGCAAGCGCGACGTCGTGATCTGGTGCTCCAACGACTATCTCGGCATGGGCCAGCACCCCAAGGTGGTCGGCGCCATGGTGGAAACCGCGACCCGCGTCGGCACCGGCGCCGGCGGCACCCGCAACATCGCCGGCACCCATCACCCGCTGGTGCAACTCGAACAGGAGCTGGCCGATCTGCACGGCAAGGAAGCCTCGCTGCTGTTCACCTCGGGCTATGTCTCGAACCAGACCGGCATCTCGACCCTCGCCAAGCTGATCCCGAACTGCCTCATTCTATCTGACGCGCTCAACCACAATTCGATGATCGAAGGCGTCCGCCAGGCCGGCTGCGAGCGCCAGATCTTCCGCCACAACGACCTTGCGCATCTCGAAGAGCTTTTGATTGCGGCAGGCCCCGACCGGCCCAAGCTGATCGTCTGCGAGAGCCTTTATTCCATGGACGGCGACGTCGCCCCGCTCGCAAAAATCTGCGATCTCGCCGAGAAATATGGCGCCATGACCTATCTCGACGAGGTTCATGCGGTCGGCATGTACGGCCCGCGCGGCGGCGGCATCGCCGAGCGCGACGGGGTCATGCATCGCATCGACGTGGTGGAAGGCACGCTCGCAAAAGCGTTCGGCTGCCTCGGCGGCTATATCGCCGGCAAGGCTGCGATCATCGACGCGGTCCGCTCCTATGCGCCGGGCTTTATCTTCACGACAGCGCTGCCGCCGGCAATCTGCTCGGCCGCGACCGCCGCAATCCGGCATCTGAAGACCTCGAACTGGGAGCGCGAGCGCCACCAGGACCGCGCCGCCCGCGTCAAGGCGATCCTCAACGCCGCCGGGCTGCCTGTGATGTCGAGCGACACCCATATCGTGCCGCTGTTCGTCGGCGATCCCGAGAAGTGCAAGCAGGCGTCCGATATCCTCCTGGAGGAGCACGGCATCTACATCCAGCCGATCAACTATCCGACCGTTGCCAAGGGAACCGAGCGGCTCCGGATCACGCCCTCGCCCTACCATGATGACGGCCTGATCGATCAGCTTGCCGAAGCGCTGCTGCAGGTCTGGGACCGCCTCGGCCTCAAGCTGAACCGCAAGTCGCTGGCGGCCGAGTAA
- a CDS encoding MFS transporter, translated as MEQDSTRQGWRSLLRPEWIPILAILLGGVLLQSMNVLMLTTVLPSIVGELGGVAMLSWPTTAYLACSIVAASCAGVLATAIGSRTVYCAGVAIFCVGAVLCSLAPAMGWIVVGRLIQGFGGGLEAAVAYVLVRGTFPEQVWSRTIALMSTSWSMSVLIGPLVGGVFAHFGSWRGAFVATAAVAVILAVSAFFILPSGTADRKSPLRVPAGRVALICLAIAATSAASVVAAPLAKLGLIVAAIVSLVVMLRLDRSSTTRLLPSDAFSWRTRTGVGLWLALLLCITFSPLQIYVPIFLQRLHGFDPLSAGFAVASASMAWTIASLATAGVSVVWPDRLVLTGPTTMALSLAAIALLAPHTSASAFLLVPAIAALGAGIGQCWPFVAHRIMDSAAAGDEVVAASSVPTVQQMGFAFGAAIAGLIANASGLSAAIPDKGMANAAFWVPASFVASAMLTFLTGLRLRSLRKD; from the coding sequence ATGGAGCAGGACTCGACCCGGCAAGGATGGCGATCGCTGCTCAGACCGGAATGGATTCCGATACTCGCCATTCTGCTTGGCGGGGTGTTGCTGCAATCCATGAACGTGTTGATGCTGACGACGGTGCTGCCGTCCATCGTCGGCGAGCTCGGTGGCGTCGCCATGTTGAGTTGGCCGACCACGGCCTATCTTGCCTGCTCCATCGTCGCCGCAAGTTGTGCCGGTGTGCTTGCGACCGCAATCGGCTCCCGAACGGTTTATTGCGCGGGCGTCGCGATATTCTGCGTCGGCGCCGTGCTGTGCTCGCTGGCCCCGGCGATGGGGTGGATCGTTGTCGGCAGGCTCATTCAGGGATTCGGCGGCGGACTGGAGGCTGCCGTCGCCTACGTGCTGGTCCGCGGAACGTTTCCGGAGCAGGTCTGGTCACGGACGATCGCGCTGATGTCGACGAGCTGGAGCATGTCGGTTCTGATCGGCCCTCTCGTCGGCGGCGTGTTCGCTCATTTTGGCAGCTGGCGCGGCGCCTTTGTCGCGACTGCCGCTGTCGCCGTCATCCTGGCCGTGAGCGCCTTCTTCATATTGCCGTCGGGGACGGCTGACAGGAAGTCTCCCCTGCGCGTGCCCGCCGGACGGGTTGCCCTGATTTGCCTTGCGATTGCCGCAACGTCCGCCGCGTCTGTCGTGGCGGCGCCGCTTGCAAAGTTGGGACTGATCGTCGCGGCGATCGTCTCGCTCGTGGTGATGTTGCGGCTCGACCGTTCGTCAACGACCCGGCTCTTGCCGAGCGACGCGTTTTCATGGCGCACACGGACGGGCGTCGGGCTATGGCTTGCGCTGCTGCTCTGCATCACCTTCAGCCCGCTTCAGATTTACGTGCCCATCTTCCTGCAGCGGCTGCATGGTTTCGATCCGCTCTCGGCCGGCTTTGCCGTCGCCAGCGCCTCGATGGCGTGGACCATCGCGTCGTTGGCAACCGCCGGGGTGTCGGTCGTCTGGCCGGATCGATTGGTATTGACCGGGCCTACGACCATGGCACTGAGTCTGGCAGCCATCGCGCTTCTCGCGCCGCACACCTCGGCATCCGCCTTCCTGCTGGTCCCGGCGATTGCCGCGCTGGGGGCGGGTATCGGCCAGTGCTGGCCCTTCGTCGCACACCGGATCATGGACAGCGCAGCGGCAGGCGACGAGGTCGTCGCGGCCTCGTCGGTCCCCACCGTGCAGCAGATGGGCTTTGCATTCGGCGCAGCGATAGCGGGACTGATCGCAAACGCCAGCGGACTATCGGCTGCGATTCCGGACAAGGGAATGGCGAACGCCGCTTTCTGGGTGCCGGCGAGCTTTGTAGCGTCGGCCATGCTGACGTTCCTGACCGGCCTGCGGTTGCGCTCCTTGCGCAAGGATTGA